The DNA region TGGGCTTCAGGTGAAGGTCCGAGGCGCCCTTCTTGGTCATGAAGCGCAAGAGGTCATCCAGGGACAGCGCGGTTTCCATCCCTTTGACTTTACCACAAGCCCGAGGCCCAGGGAGCCCGGTTTTTAAAACCCAGGTCAAGGGGCTTCGGTTAGAATCGGGCGGCGGACGGACTCGGGAGGCAAGCATGGACCCCATGCAGGTGGTGGAACGGCAAGCGCAGCAAACCGACTCGCGCATCCTGCTGTTGGTCATGGACGGCCTGGGCGATATCCCCAACGCCCAGGGGCAAACGCCGCTTTCGGCAGCTCGCAAGCCCAACCTGGACCGGCTGGCCCGGGAAGGGTGTTGCGGCCGCTTCGATCCGGTGGGCCCGGGGATTACCCCCGGTTCTGGCCCCGGGCATTTGGCTTTGTTTGGCTACGACCCCGCCCAGTACGAAATTGGCCGGGGGGTGCTCTCGGCGGTGGGGATTGACTTTCCGCTGCAGGCCGGCGACGTGGCTGCCCGCTTCAACTTCTGCACCCTGGACGCCCAGGGCCACATCGTGGATCGCCGGGCCGGCCGCATCCCCACAGAGGAAAACCGCCGGCTGGTGGCCAAGCTCAGGGAAGTTCAGCTGCCCGGCGTGCAGGTCTTTGTGGAAACCGAATCCGAGCACCGCGGGGTGCTGGTCCTCCGGGGCGAAGGTCTTTCCCCAAGGATTGCCGACACCGACCCGCAAAAGACCGGCGTGCGGCCGCTGCCGGTGCGCGCCCTGGTCCCCGAAGCGGAAAGGACCGCCGCCCTGGTGGCCCAGTTCGTGAGCCAAGCCCAGAGGATTTTGGCCGGGGAGCCGCAGGCTTCGGGTTTGCTTTTGCGGGGCTTTGACTCGCTGCCCAGGATCCCCTCGATGCAGGAGCGGTTTCGGTTGCGCCCCCTGTGCGTGGCCACCTACCCCATGTACCGGGGCCTGGCCCGGTTGGTGGGGATGGAGGTGGTGGAACCGCCGGAAGGATTGGCGGACATCCCCCGGGTGCTGACCCGGCACGTGGAAGGCCACGATTTTGCCTTCGTCCACGTGAAGTACACCGACAAAGCCGGGGAGGATGGGGACTTTGAGCGCAAGAAAGCCGTGGTGGAAGAGATGGATCGGCTGCTCCCGGAGCTTTTAGCTGCAAGGTTCGATGTGGTGGTGGTGACCGCCGACCACTCCACGCCGGTGGCCTTGGCGAGCCACTCCTGGCACCCGGTACCGGCGCTTTTGTGGGCTCCGGGCAGGGTTTTTGCCGACGACGTGGTGGAGTTCTCGGAAAAGGCCTGCATCGCCGGCGCTCTCGGCCGGTTGCCCCTGCGTTTCCTTTTGGCGGAAGCGTTAGCCTGCGCCGGAAAGCTCGCCAAATTCGGGGCGTAAGGGGTTTTCCCGGTGGGGGAACCATAGCGAAGCGCTGGAGGTGGACCTCGTGAAGCTGGCGACGTTGCCTTTGGGCCTGGACGGGTTTCTGTCGCTTCTCGTTTCCCTTTTGCCCGCTGACGTGAAGAGGCGGCCCCCGTATCAGGCCTACGCCACGCCGGGCTGGCACGTGGTTTCCGGCATTCTGGAAACCGCGGCTGGAGCCCTGCTGATCTTCTGGGGCTTTATGCGTTACGTCCAGGGCTTCCTCGTGGGGCCTGGGTGGCTTTACTTCACCGCCCCGCCGGTGGTTCCGGGCAGTGGCGCGCGCTACCTGGCGGCCCCGGGGCTTATAGGCTACCTGAGCTTCCTCTTGACCCCCTTTGCCTGGCTTTGCCTTTACGCCATGGTGGAGGGTGCGCTGCGGGCCTTGGAAGCCGTTTACCACGGCACCATGCCGGGGGTGGGTCCGGTGGTGCTGCTGGTGCGGGTAGCCTCCAGGCTGCGGGCAAAAAAGTCCCAGGCGGACCTGGAAAAGCGCTTGGGCCCGGAGCGTCCGGACACGCTCAAAACGCTGGTGGATGGGCGCGTGGAGGTGCTCAGCCGTCGCCGCTACCCCTGGGAGCCCGGGCGGGTGGTGGACCTCAACGGGGAGCTTTACGTGGTGGCGCGGGTGGAGCAAACCCTGGACGGACGCTGGCTTGCTTTTCGTCACCTCCTTCGACCTCTCGAGCCCGGAGAGGTCATCCGCGGCCAGGTGGTACGCTATCCCGGCCATGGTGAACTTTAAGCGCTTTCGTCACGTAAAAGGGAAGGCAAATGGGCGGACCGGCGAGGAAAAGCCGTTTCCGGTCGGCCCGGAAAGGAGCGAACAATGCCTTGGCGTGTTTTGCTGGGAGGGCTTGTGTTGATGAGCACCACGGCTTTTGCCCAGACAGTTCCGGAAATTCCCTTTGAAAAGCACGTGCTTCCTAACGGGCTTACGCTCATCATCCACGAGGACCACAAAGCCCCCATCGTGGCGGTGAACGTTTGGTACCACGTGGGTTCAAAAAACGAAAAGCCCGGAAAGACAGGCTTTGCCCACCTCTTCGAGCACTTGATGTTCAACGGCTCCGAGCACTTCAACGACGACTACTTCAAGGCTTTGGAAAAGGTGGGAGCCACAGACCTCAACGGCACTACCAACACGGACCGCACCAACTACTTCCAAAACGTGCCCTCTTCCGCTCTGGACTACGTGCTGTTCTTGGAGTCCGACCGCATGGGGCACCTCCTGGGTGCCATTGACCAGGCCAAGCTGGACGAGCAGCGCGGCGTAGTGCAAAACGAAAAGAGGCAAGGGGAAAACCAACCCTACGGCCTGGTGCGCCAGCTCCTGGCGGAGTACACCTACCCCGCTGGCCACCCCTACTCCTGGACCACCATTGGCTCCATGGAGGACCTCAACGCCGCTTCCCTGGAGGACGTGCACAACTGGTTTAAGACCTACTACGGCCCCAACAACGCGGTGTTGGTGGTGGCCGGGGACGTGAACCCCCAGGAGGTCAAGGCCAAAGTGGAAAAGTACTTTGGGGACATTCCGCCGGGACCGCCCATTGCCAAGCAAACCGCGTGGATTGCCAAGATGACCGGCGAACGGCGGGCCTGGGCCCAGGATCGGGTGCCGCAGGCGCGGGTGTACATGGTGTGGAACGTGCCCCCTCTCACCGATCCCGAAGCCGACCTTTTGGACCTGGTGGCTTCCGTTCTTACCAACGGCAAAACCTCGAGGCTCTACAAGCGGCTGGTTTACGACGAGCAAATTGCCACCGATGTAAGCGCTTACGTCTGGGGCAAGGAGCTGGGCAGCCAGTTCATGATTGTCGCCACCGCTAAGCCTGGGGGCGATTTGGCCACGGTGGAAAAGGAAATCCGCGAAGAGCTGCAAAAGCTTTTGGCGCAGGGGCCTACGCCTGACGAGGTGGAGCGCGCCAAGCTCACCTGGCGGGCGGATTTCCTGCGTGGCATCGAGCGCATCGGCGGCTTTGGCGGCAAATCCGACGTGCTGGCCACGGGTGAGGTGTTTTACAAGGACCCCGGGGCGTACAAGAAGCAGTGGGCCACGGTGCAGCAGGCATCCCCAGGCTCCCTGCAAAAGGTCGCCCAAAAATGGCTTTCCGATGGGCTTTTTGTCCTGGAGGTTCACCCGTTCCCCAAGCTGGAAGCCAAAGGCCAGGGCGTGGATCGTTCGGCTTTGCCGGCGGTGGGGGAGCTGCCTGAACCGGCCTTCCCCGAGCTGCAAACGGCCACCCTGGCCAACGGCTTGAAGGTGGTATTGGCCGAACGGCGGGCGGTGCCGCTGGTGGAAATGGAGCTGGTTTTTGATGCGGGGTTTGCTTCCGATACCCCCGAGACCCTGGGGCGGGCCAGCCTGGCCATGGCCATGCTGGACGAGGGCACCAAGACCCGCACCGCCCTGCAAATTTCCGATGAGCTGCAAAAGCTGGGGGCGGAGCTGGCCACTGGCTCCACGCTGGACAGCTCCTACGTGAGCCTTTCGGCATTGACCGAAAAGCTTGCCGACTCGCTCGCTCTGTTTGCCGACGTGGTCCTCAACCCCACCTTCCCCGAACAGGACTTCCAGCGGCTGAAGAAGCAGCAGCTGGCGGCCATCGCCCGGGAAAAGGTGACGCCGGTGGCCATGGGCTTGCGGGTGCTGCCCGCGCTTTTGTACGGGGAAGGCCACCCGTACGCGGTGCCCTTTACCGGCTCCGGCACCGAAGCCACAGTGGCCAAGCTGACCCGGGAGGATTTGGTTCGCTTCCACCAGAGCTACTTCAAACCCAACAACGCCACGCTGGTGGTGGTGGGGGACGTGAGCCTTGCCGAGCTTAAAGCTCACCTGGAGAAGCTGTTTGGTGGCTGGAAGCCGGGGGAGGTCCGGGCTAAGACGTTGCAAGCGGCTGGTGGTCCGCAGGCCCGGGAGGTGTACATCCTGGATCGGCCGGGCTCTCAGCAATCGGTGATCCTGGCGGGGCTTCTGGCTCCCCCCAAGAACGACCCGTGGGAGGAAGCGCTGAAGCTGGTCCATGAGGTTCTGGGCGGCTCCTTTACCTCCCGGCTCAACATGAACTTGCGGGAAGACAAGCACTGGTCCTACGGGGCGCGGGTGGTGTTCCCCGACGCTCGCGGGCAGCGGCCGTTTTTTGCCATGGCGCCGGTGCAGGGGGACAAAACCAAAGAAGCGCTTTTGGAAACCGTCAAGGAGTTTGAGCACATCGTGGGCGCCAAGCCCATTGCTGCCGAGGAGCTTGCCAAGGCCAAAGGCAACCTGACGCTCACCCTGCCGGGCCGGTGGGAAACCAACGAGGCAGTTCTGCGCTCGCTTTTTGAGGTGGTGCAGTTCGGCTTGCCTTTGGATTACTACAAGACCTACGCCCAGCGCATCCGCGCGGTGGAGCTGCCGGTGGCTCAGCGGGTGGCTTCGGAGGTCATTCAACCTGCCCGCATGGTTTACGTGGTGGTGGGGGACCGCAGCAAGATCGAAGCCGGCATTCGCGAGCTCAACCTGGGTCCGGTGAAGTTCCTGGACAGCGACGGCAGGCCGGTTCAATAGCAAAAAAGCAGAGGAATTCAGCCCGGGGGTGGCCACCGGCTACCCCCTTTTTGTTTGGCAGTTCTTTTGGAGAAATTCCTTGACCTGCCGCGAGCTGCTAGTTTTCAAGCTTCAGCAAGCGCGCTATGGTGGCCTTAAGCACGTTGAGGTTGGGGGGCTTGCTGAGCACCGCGTCCACGTAGGGTTCTGTGTCCGCCTGAAGCATCATTCCCCAACCGCTCAGCAGGATAATCGGGGTCGTTGGTGAAATCTCTTTGAGAACCGCAGCGAGCTGGCGTCCGCTCATCCCCGGCATACCCAAATCGGTGATGACCACGTCAAACTTTTGATCCTTATGCAGCGAATCCCGGAAAACCTCCAGGGCTTTTTCGCCGGATTCGCAGGCGATGAGGGTATGGCCTTCCTGTTCCAGCGCGTGGCGCAAGCTCTCACGGATGAGCAGCTCATCATCCACAAAGAGAACGCGCAGCGGGGGCAAGGTGACAGGCGCTACGCTCGCGGCTTTATCTGGCCCAACCTCTCGCCAGGGAAGCACCAGTCGAACGGTGGTGCCTTTTCCCGGTTCGCTTTCAATCTCCACGGTGCCATCGTGCCGTTGCACCACGCCGTAAACGGTGGCCAAGCCCATGCCGGTGCCGCTCTCCTTGGTGGTAAAGAACGGCTCCAACGCGTGCAGGCGTGTTTCCTCACCCATGCCTACGCCGTTGTCCTTCACCTCTAGGATCAAATAGCCGCCGGCTTTTGGGGCTCCATGGGTAAAGGCACGTATGGTGATGGTTCCCCCTTGGGGCAAAGCATCCACGGCGTTGAGGATCAAGTTGGTGAGTGCGTCCCGCAGCTCGTTTTCCACGGCGGGGAAAGGCGGTAGATTGGGTTCCACTTCGGTGACCACATCGATGACCACCCCCTGTTGCTGAGGCAGGGCGCTCCATTTGGGCTTGGTGAGCTCCACCACCTGGGTTACCAAATTGGCAACGTCCAGCGGCTCGAGGTTGGAGGTGGCCGGGGCCGTGCGGTAAAAGCTCTTCAGGCGGCGCAGCGTTTCGCTGGCCGATTCCACGGCTTTCAAGATAACCTCGGCGGCGCGACGGTGCTTTTCGGGAAGGGTGGGATCGCGCAGCATTACGCTGGCGTAAAGGGACACCGGGGAAAGCGCGTTGTTAATGTCGTGAGCGATGCCCGAAGCCATTTGTCCTAAGGCCCGAAGCCGCCCTTGTTGCATCATGGCTGCTTGCGTTTGCTGCAAATCGCGGTAGGCCATCTCCAGGCTTTCAAAAAG from Thermoanaerobaculum aquaticum includes:
- a CDS encoding M16 family metallopeptidase produces the protein MSTTAFAQTVPEIPFEKHVLPNGLTLIIHEDHKAPIVAVNVWYHVGSKNEKPGKTGFAHLFEHLMFNGSEHFNDDYFKALEKVGATDLNGTTNTDRTNYFQNVPSSALDYVLFLESDRMGHLLGAIDQAKLDEQRGVVQNEKRQGENQPYGLVRQLLAEYTYPAGHPYSWTTIGSMEDLNAASLEDVHNWFKTYYGPNNAVLVVAGDVNPQEVKAKVEKYFGDIPPGPPIAKQTAWIAKMTGERRAWAQDRVPQARVYMVWNVPPLTDPEADLLDLVASVLTNGKTSRLYKRLVYDEQIATDVSAYVWGKELGSQFMIVATAKPGGDLATVEKEIREELQKLLAQGPTPDEVERAKLTWRADFLRGIERIGGFGGKSDVLATGEVFYKDPGAYKKQWATVQQASPGSLQKVAQKWLSDGLFVLEVHPFPKLEAKGQGVDRSALPAVGELPEPAFPELQTATLANGLKVVLAERRAVPLVEMELVFDAGFASDTPETLGRASLAMAMLDEGTKTRTALQISDELQKLGAELATGSTLDSSYVSLSALTEKLADSLALFADVVLNPTFPEQDFQRLKKQQLAAIAREKVTPVAMGLRVLPALLYGEGHPYAVPFTGSGTEATVAKLTREDLVRFHQSYFKPNNATLVVVGDVSLAELKAHLEKLFGGWKPGEVRAKTLQAAGGPQAREVYILDRPGSQQSVILAGLLAPPKNDPWEEALKLVHEVLGGSFTSRLNMNLREDKHWSYGARVVFPDARGQRPFFAMAPVQGDKTKEALLETVKEFEHIVGAKPIAAEELAKAKGNLTLTLPGRWETNEAVLRSLFEVVQFGLPLDYYKTYAQRIRAVELPVAQRVASEVIQPARMVYVVVGDRSKIEAGIRELNLGPVKFLDSDGRPVQ
- a CDS encoding 2,3-bisphosphoglycerate-independent phosphoglycerate mutase translates to MDPMQVVERQAQQTDSRILLLVMDGLGDIPNAQGQTPLSAARKPNLDRLAREGCCGRFDPVGPGITPGSGPGHLALFGYDPAQYEIGRGVLSAVGIDFPLQAGDVAARFNFCTLDAQGHIVDRRAGRIPTEENRRLVAKLREVQLPGVQVFVETESEHRGVLVLRGEGLSPRIADTDPQKTGVRPLPVRALVPEAERTAALVAQFVSQAQRILAGEPQASGLLLRGFDSLPRIPSMQERFRLRPLCVATYPMYRGLARLVGMEVVEPPEGLADIPRVLTRHVEGHDFAFVHVKYTDKAGEDGDFERKKAVVEEMDRLLPELLAARFDVVVVTADHSTPVALASHSWHPVPALLWAPGRVFADDVVEFSEKACIAGALGRLPLRFLLAEALACAGKLAKFGA